Proteins from one bacterium genomic window:
- the hypB gene encoding hydrogenase nickel incorporation protein HypB produces the protein MSTVKVQIVEKILDANDQLAAQNRSLLDQASIFSINLMASPGAGKTSLILETIRLLKGELKIGVIEGDTAPVTIDADKVIDAGMLAVQINTGGDCHLDANMLGDGLKNIDLAGLDLLIVENVGNLICPAAFKLGTHANVLIASVPEGDDKPYKYPNIYRGLDVLVINKTDLLPYVKFDMAYFRQGVEMLNPGLTTFPVSCSSGEGITAWGMWLKQEIAKRCHRLETS, from the coding sequence ATGTCAACAGTCAAAGTTCAGATTGTTGAAAAGATTCTGGACGCAAATGACCAGTTAGCTGCCCAAAACCGGTCTCTCTTGGACCAGGCCAGCATTTTTTCGATCAACCTGATGGCCTCTCCTGGCGCGGGAAAAACCAGCCTGATTCTGGAAACCATCCGTCTGCTCAAGGGGGAACTGAAAATCGGCGTGATCGAAGGCGATACCGCGCCCGTGACCATTGACGCCGATAAAGTCATCGACGCGGGAATGCTGGCCGTCCAGATCAACACCGGCGGAGACTGCCACCTGGATGCCAACATGCTTGGCGATGGGTTAAAAAACATCGATCTGGCTGGCTTAGATTTATTAATTGTCGAGAATGTCGGCAACTTAATCTGCCCGGCAGCCTTTAAGCTTGGAACGCACGCCAATGTCTTGATTGCCAGCGTACCCGAAGGGGATGACAAACCGTATAAGTATCCCAATATCTATCGGGGGTTAGACGTGCTCGTGATCAATAAGACCGATCTGCTGCCTTACGTTAAGTTCGACATGGCTTATTTCCGCCAGGGTGTGGAGATGCTTAACCCTGGGCTGACGACTTTCCCCGTTTCCTGCTCTTCGGGAGAAGGAATTACCGCCTGGGGGATGTGGCTCAAACAGGAGATTGCGAAACGCTGCCACAGACTTGAAACCTCATAA
- the larC gene encoding nickel pincer cofactor biosynthesis protein LarC translates to MAILYCDCFSGISGDMFLGALIDASLPVEHLTNQFEQLHLHEFEGASVQKVHKGAIEATILKFDLHEDHDNHDYEDHHDHHRHFSDIRDLIETSALSKRVKQTSLKIFQQLAEAEAKVHGTSVDEVHFHEVGAVDSILDIIGAAVGLEYFDVTAVYASALPLGTGQVYTQHGLLPLPAPATMELIRKVQAPVVPSKATVELVTPTGAAILAALAEFRQPEMKITHLGIGAGQRDLEWPNILRVMIGMPN, encoded by the coding sequence ATGGCTATCTTATATTGCGATTGTTTTTCTGGCATCAGCGGAGATATGTTTTTAGGCGCTTTGATCGATGCAAGCTTGCCAGTTGAACACCTGACGAACCAGTTCGAGCAGCTTCATCTCCACGAGTTTGAAGGGGCAAGCGTCCAAAAGGTACATAAAGGAGCGATCGAAGCAACGATCCTCAAGTTCGATCTCCATGAAGATCATGACAACCATGATTACGAAGATCACCACGATCATCACCGCCACTTCAGTGACATTCGCGATTTGATCGAAACGAGCGCGTTATCGAAACGGGTCAAGCAAACCAGTCTGAAGATTTTCCAGCAGTTAGCAGAAGCGGAGGCGAAAGTCCACGGGACATCCGTCGATGAAGTCCATTTCCATGAAGTCGGCGCGGTGGATTCGATCCTGGATATTATCGGAGCAGCGGTTGGTTTGGAATATTTCGATGTAACGGCCGTTTACGCTTCTGCCCTACCATTAGGAACCGGCCAGGTGTATACCCAACATGGCCTGCTTCCGCTTCCTGCACCAGCGACGATGGAATTAATCCGGAAAGTTCAGGCGCCAGTCGTCCCTTCAAAAGCGACCGTCGAACTGGTCACACCCACGGGCGCAGCTATCCTGGCTGCGCTGGCGGAGTTTCGCCAGCCTGAGATGAAAATAACCCATCTTGGGATTGGCGCGGGGCAGCGGGATTTGGAGTGGCCTAACATCCTACGGGTGATGATTGGGATGCCAAATTAG